A stretch of Macadamia integrifolia cultivar HAES 741 chromosome 7, SCU_Mint_v3, whole genome shotgun sequence DNA encodes these proteins:
- the LOC122084804 gene encoding cytochrome b561 and DOMON domain-containing protein At3g25290-like: MASSISFQLPLILVIPFLFLQINPSHSLACSSQKFSGNRVYDQCNDLPELSSFLHWTYDSSNSSLKIAFVAAPAKTGGWVAWAINPKAPAMLGSQSLIAYEDAGKMTVKTFDVSSYKIAPSKIAYEVSDMEAENADGTFTIFATIALPAKMTKINQVWQVGSAVADGIPAGHAMQKENLNSKGTLDLTMKAQNSSSTSSNSTSSNISNSTKSGVGDSILRNRNGISIFSFFTGILFLFV, translated from the coding sequence ATGGCGTCTTCGATTTCGTTTCAGCTTCCTTTGATTCTAGTAATTCCATTCCTGTTTCTTCAAATCAACCCTTCACATTCTCTCGCCTGTTCTTCCCAGAAGTTTTCAGGAAACAGAGTTTATGATCAATGCAATGATCTTCCCGAATTGAGCTCTTTCCTTCACTGGACTTACGATTCCTCAAATTCGTCGCTGAAGATAGCGTTCGTGGCTGCTCCTGCGAAAACTGGTGGATGGGTTGCATGGGCAATCAATCCTAAAGCGCCGGCGATGCTCGGATCTCAGTCGTTGATCGCTTACGAGGATGCCGGGAAGATGACGGTGAAGACTTTCGATGTGAGTTCTTACAAGATCGCTCCTTCGAAGATCGCTTATGAGGTGTCGGATATGGAAGCAGAGAACGCTGATGGGACATTTACAATCTTCGCCACCATTGCTTTGCCAGCTAAGATGACGAAGATTAACCAGGTTTGGCAGGTCGGTAGTGCCGTCGCGGATGGGATTCCGGCCGGCCACGCAATGCAGAAGGAGAATTTAAACTCTAAAGGGACCCTTGATTTGACTATGAAAGCGCAGAACAGCTCTTCTACCTCCTCCAACTCCACCTCTTCTAACATCTCCAACTCCACCAAGTCTGGAGTAGGAGATTCTATTCTCAGAAacagaaatgggatttcaattTTCTCGTTTTTTACTgggattttgtttctttttgtttga